The Xiphophorus maculatus strain JP 163 A chromosome 21, X_maculatus-5.0-male, whole genome shotgun sequence genome window below encodes:
- the acbd5 gene encoding acyl-CoA-binding domain-containing protein 5 translates to MEVESVSAEEQKGLTQKRFGAAVKVIKSLPPNGPFQPSNDMMLKFYSYYKQATIGPCNIPRPGFWDVVGKAKWDAWNSLGEMSEEEAMAAYVDQMKLILEGMPMTDEVEELLRVLGPFYELIDEKKKITQISDLSTGFGTMLNSMESKSVAKSIIRNMEKNSTLETRPARLGPNEEVEQEEEEEDEDEEEEEKGDAMEIRKATQPKKKSSTRRHKASLQNGKLSNGGSHLANGSHQRADGEHDASAREPLTNGHHADTRTSQVTSDSDSEVYCDSVDQFGQEENSEQNRSLDDLEEEDSHFQEEDQDPLQAARRRGEETETGGAASLRLDRWGRGEDGPAGHSGYGSLGPGSQLHCSGDRTEPTGPVPPRASLDEQIVVALARVQEDIQSVLERMRTVEALTANLARSVTLPSYGSPLGNKRNRNPSWWPFDISPTSLAFAVIWPFVVQWLIRLYFQKRRRRIN, encoded by the exons gtccCTTTCAGCCGTCAAACGACATGATGCTAAAGTTCTACAGTTACTACAAACAGGCCACTATCGGGCCGTGTAATATTCCCCGACCCGGCTTTTGGGACGTGGTTGGTAAAGCGAAATG GGATGCCTGGAATTCTCTTGGAGAAATGTCTGAAGAAGAAGCGATGGCGGCCTACGTCGACCAAATGAAGCTG ATCCTGGAGGGAATGCCGATGACCGACGAGGTGGAGGAGCTGCTTCGCGTCCTCGGACCGTTCTATGAGCTGATTgacgagaagaaaaaaatcacgcAGATATCGGACCTGAGCACAG gaTTTGGAACAATGCTGAACTCGATGGAATCAAAAAGTGTCGCGAAAAGCATCATCAGAAACATGGAGAAGAACAGTACTCTGGAGACCCGGCCTGCTAGGCTCGGACCAAATGAAGAAGtggaacaggaagaggaagaagaggatgaagatgaagaggaggaggagaaaggagaCGCAATGGAGATCAGAAAGG caACTCAACCCAAGAAGAAGAGTTCCACCAGGAGACACAAAGCGTCGCTCCAGAACGGGAAGCTGTCCAACGGCGGCTCCCACCTGGCCAATGGCAGCCATCAGAGAGCCGACGGCGAGCACGACGCCTCCGCCAGGGAGCCTCTGACAAACGGACACCATGCAG ACACCAGAACCAGCCAGGTGACCAGCGACTCTGACAGCGAAGTCTACTGTGACTCTGTGGACCAGTTCGGCCAGGAAGAG aaCTCTGAGCAGAACCGCTCTCTGGACGACCTGGAGGAAGAGGACAGCCACTTCCAGGAGGAAGATCAGGATCCGCTGCAGGCCGCGAGGCGCAGAGGGGAAGAGACGGAGACGGGAGGGGCGGCGTCTCTGAGGCTGGACAGATGGGGACGGGGAGAGGACGGACCAGCAGGACATTCAG GCTACGGGTCCCTCGGTCCGGGATCCCAGCTGCACTGCAGTGGGGACAGAACGGAACCGACCGGACCGGTACCGCCCAGAGCCAGCCTTGATGAGCAGATCGTAGTGGCGCTGGCCCGGGTTCAGGAAGACATCCAGAGCGTTCTGGAGAGGATGAGAACCGTGGAGGCTCTAACCGCCAACCTG gcTAGATCAGTGACTCTGCCTTCCTACGGATCGCCTCTGGGCAACAAGAGGAATCGG AATCCATCATGGTGGCCTTTCGACATTTCACCAACCAGTCTGGCCTTCGCCGTTATCTGGCCGTTTGTGGTTCAGTGGCTCATCCGTCTGTACTTCCAGAAAAGAAGAAG ACGTATCAACTGA